The Oryza brachyantha chromosome 6, ObraRS2, whole genome shotgun sequence region CCTGAAAATGACCATAattttcaatcattttttaaCGGACAAAATTGCTCCAAGATCTAAGCATCATTTTATAACTCTAACCTCCTCTTCTCCCGACTCCTTCAAATAATAGATTGTCACCGCTGCCCTCTCGACCATGACTAGATCATTCTTATTACCATCCTCGGCACTATCCTCCCCAATATTGATTGATATTGCTCCACCCTATCTCTAGCGTCATTTCCCCTCCTTCCATCTTACCTCATCTCTCTCGTAGGTCGTAGCGCTGCCGGATTCGCTACTGTCCTCCTTCCTGCCTCCTAACCAATCGAGTAATCTTGCCCTTGTCACTACCCCTGTTCACCACCCTCCAAATGTGCAGCGATAACACTATCATGTCTTCCATCTCTACCTGCAGCTCGTCGACAGTCTATCACTACCGGCGGTCATACCTCAAATTTCCTCTTTCCCAAAAGCTAATCATGTTTGTTGTTACCTTCATCACCTAAAGAAGAGAAGGAGCTCACCCTTGCTCGAAGAAGATGGTTACCATAACTGTCACCATCTTGGTGAGTgcctcctccttccttccttctctctccctcatccCCAACTTGAAGTCAATGCCCTCAATCCAATAGCCCGAACTAATATAGTAATATTTGGGACGATGTTGGCTACTTGATGAGTAAATTTATCATGCAaaggaaacatatataatataatttcgCCAAACTATGTATAACTTgataaattatcaaaaaatattataaaataaaaacctagtacaaaaatttatcataaagATACATATTTAAGCTTTATATTACAaagatacatattttatattacaaagctacatatttaatatatatatatatatatgtgtaataagaaatatataatttagagTTCGATCAAACTAATCTGATTTGGGCAGAATTCATTATATTATTGTTCTGTACTATTCTATCTCCATTTCGGACTAGTGAATTGGCCAGAAgagcaaaataatttaaccATCCCTCTCACCATGCAAGCTCCACGACGCAATGCAGTGGGGCCACAACAAGCCAGCAATTAAGTTTTAATAGTGGAAAAAAGCAGGTCTTGCGCTTATGATCTCTTCATAACCATGTTCAGTTTATGTGCCTTCCGGTTCACCCAAAAGCCCCTTTTAGGTTAATCTGAAGAAGACAAATGaatctttattattattattattattattattattattattatttcttcGGCACTATATTGACCTagatagttttaaaaaatgctGCATTCATGCCTAAAACATGAACTTAACATGGGTCACAGCTATGTTGAATTATGAGTAAAAAAACAGAGCCATGGCCGAGCACATCCATCCGTAGTTCTCTCGAGAAAAACCATGAAATCCTAAATAGATTATAGAAGATTTAAAAACCGGATCATTTATTGAAGTAACATATGCTATAGttgttttcaaaattcaaatcccCTCTCACCACACAAAATTCAATGCAAAAATAGATTGCCGATAATATAGACGAGAATAACTTGATATTACCATTGCTATTACCTACATCGAGGATTCACTTCCACGTATATCACTATCATCGTCTTCGTACGTTGATTTAGCACGTAAACATGCTCGAGACGACTtatggattaaaaattaacactTCATCTGCATTATATTACATGTCAAACTTTTAAGTGGTAATTTATTGGACAAATCCTTCCCCCTGACCCCACCGGTCTGACTTCCCCAACGCACACCACACGTACCCCAGCCCCGGCTCGGCTATATATGGCGCCAAATCAATCAAACCGCCGCCTCCAAACAGAAGCCAAACCCCGCGAAAGGAAACCCTCCAAGctggagtcgccgccgcgagaAGCAGCCAGCGACAAGCGGCcgagggcgatggcgatggccggCGCCACCCTCCTGCACGCCATGGCGGAGCTCATGACCACCTGCACGCGGCGGCTGcagcgcgcggcgaggcgggtcgccaccgccgccgccgcagccgccgggAAGCAGGGGCTGTCGTCTTGTCCGCCGATCACGTCCCGCGCGGTGGTGCCGTGGAGGAAGGCGTTCTCGCtgcccgccgcggcgaccaaggggaaggcggcgcgttccggcgggggcgggggcggggcggaggaTACGGGCGGGCTGTGGCGGAAGGAGATCCTGATGGGGGAGCGGTGCCAGCCGCTGGACTTCTCCGGGGTGATCTACTACGACGCagacggccgccgcctcgcgcacccgccgccgccgcgctccccgATGCGCAGCCCGCTCCCGGTCTCCGCCAAGCTCGCCGCCAACGCCGGCAGCGCGTACTAgcccgacgcggcggcggcgccacgagCTTGCAAGCTTGCTTGCCTCGCTCCCCGGGATGCTTGAGCCGatcgagcgcggcggcggccggcggtgaaGCTTTGCTCGGGCTGCTCTGTTCTTGTGTTCTCGTGTCGTGTGGGTGGGAGGCAGAGTGTGTGCTCGTGTGTGTACGTGGGGCGTGTACATGTAGCTGATCActagattaattaaattaattaatggtgtTCTTGCTGCTGTTTCCTCTCATCTTAATctcttcttgttcttctctAATGGTAATGTAATGATAGATTATGCAGGGATCTTTATAGATAATTACTATATTGCAAGCATGCAATATTTGGCTGTGTCTGCAGTTTCTCATTCTTTGATCATTATGCTCTCCAAGTTTATCACTTGTGCATATTCTCACCTGGTTTTGGTACCATTATTGTATATCTACACTATGTAAAAAAGCACATAGcaatttcagtaaaaaaaaaatcactttttGACTGCAGTGAAAAAAGAATCAGAAATTGGGTAAAATTGTGGTGATTTTTGTCCGACGCATATGTCTGCCTTCAATTAAATGTGTGCAACCTTGAGTTAAAGAAGTAAATAAATCTGATGTCACATGTACTTTGGAATTAATGGTAGAGtgctctgttttatttttgctttctGATTGTACTTACAGTATGCCATTATCTCTGTGCTCATCAAGTGGGAAAATAATACAAAGTTAATGTGCGTAAAACACACTTTGAATTCCTTGTTTATCTAATTTTTCTGGTCCGTGACGTGGGCAAAGTGGTACAAGCGCAGACTTTTTCAGGTAAacgtaaaaaagaaaacaccaaCAGCATGTCAATTGGGACTTGTCATGGTCACAGATG contains the following coding sequences:
- the LOC121054773 gene encoding uncharacterized protein LOC121054773; translated protein: MAPNQSNRRLQTEAKPRERKPSKLESPPREAASDKRPRAMAMAGATLLHAMAELMTTCTRRLQRAARRVATAAAAAAGKQGLSSCPPITSRAVVPWRKAFSLPAAATKGKAARSGGGGGGAEDTGGLWRKEILMGERCQPLDFSGVIYYDADGRRLAHPPPPRSPMRSPLPVSAKLAANAGSAY